From Primulina huaijiensis isolate GDHJ02 chromosome 15, ASM1229523v2, whole genome shotgun sequence, one genomic window encodes:
- the LOC140959363 gene encoding uncharacterized protein At1g15400-like, with protein MAGLQRSVVSFRRQGSSGLVWDEKLTQLVNQQEKENNKPQLEGQQDPDATVPTKNSPPPPGLTIERSRSNGGGRGFRTGRVSPAIEPPSPKVSACGLCSAFGKQDKNRRRSRMPPARPGKRVV; from the coding sequence ATGGCAGGCTTGCAGAGATCTGTAGTATCTTTCAGGAGACAAGGATCTTCAGGTTTGGTTTGGGACGAAAAATTGACTCAACTCGTCAATCAGCAGGAGAAAGAGAACAATAAACCTCAACTTGAAGGCCAACAAGATCCGGACGCGACGGTGCCCACCAAGAACTCACCGCCGCCACCCGGATTGACGATCGAGAGGAGCCGATCCAACGGCGGAGGAAGAGGCTTTCGTACTGGAAGGGTATCTCCCGCGATTGAGCCGCCGTCTCCTAAGGTTTCTGCTTGTGGGCTTTGCAGTGCCTTTGGTAAACAAGATAAGAACCGCCGCCGCAGCCGCATGCCCCCGGCGAGACCCGGCAAGCGCGTGGTGTGA